The Spirosoma foliorum genome has a window encoding:
- a CDS encoding class I SAM-dependent methyltransferase, giving the protein MQPLDRFSGHANLYAQYRIDYPAELYDFVLSFVENRQKAWDCATGNGQVAGALAAIFDQVEATDISETQLILAVKKPNINYQLSSAEQTPFANQTFDLITVAQALHWFDISAFHQEVRRVAKPGAVIAEWGYGLVLLGSDLDPILLDFYRNRIGPYWDPQRKYIDNAYATLPFPFADAQRAEFTARHAWSLDRFLNYLRTWSAVRQYIHENEEDPVNWLGEVLKPIWGDAERELQFPIFLRVGRV; this is encoded by the coding sequence ATGCAACCGCTCGACCGCTTTTCTGGCCACGCCAATCTATACGCTCAATATCGAATCGACTATCCCGCTGAATTATATGATTTTGTGCTCTCATTTGTCGAAAACCGCCAAAAAGCCTGGGATTGCGCCACTGGAAACGGGCAGGTCGCGGGGGCATTAGCCGCTATTTTTGATCAGGTAGAAGCTACCGATATTAGCGAAACGCAACTCATTCTGGCAGTTAAAAAGCCGAATATTAACTACCAGTTAAGCTCTGCCGAACAAACCCCCTTTGCTAACCAAACTTTCGACCTGATTACCGTAGCCCAGGCACTTCACTGGTTCGACATCAGTGCGTTTCATCAGGAGGTTCGCCGAGTAGCAAAACCTGGCGCTGTGATCGCTGAGTGGGGCTATGGCTTGGTACTGCTCGGATCGGATCTCGATCCTATTTTGCTGGATTTCTACCGAAACCGGATTGGACCATACTGGGACCCACAACGGAAATACATCGATAATGCCTACGCTACTTTGCCGTTCCCTTTTGCCGATGCACAACGAGCCGAATTTACGGCCCGACACGCTTGGTCGTTGGATCGATTTCTGAACTACCTACGTACCTGGTCGGCAGTGCGGCAATACATTCACGAAAATGAAGAAGACCCCGTCAATTGGTTAGGCGAGGTGCTAAAGCCAATTTGGGGTGATGCCGAGCGTGAGCTTCAGTTTCCCATTTTCTTACGGGTAGGGCGGGTGTGA
- a CDS encoding immunoglobulin domain-containing protein: MTLPVRLFVLLTGLLIYCQLVEAQITITSVTPTSACAGSTVTVTYNSLQLGTLYAYLYNANSTDIGVPKQLQTISGGNNLTISIPIASTQASGNYTIRLTLYTPSSTSYISTSLVTVNSVPIAPTVNSAVSYCQWATSSPLSATASAGGTLNWYGTNATGGATSSSLMIPSTSIVGLTNYYVSQTVNGCEGPRASISVTVKPIPVAPLTIGGISLCQGSIAPALSVIASSGGTLNWYNTPIGGTASSVAPIPPTSQAGSINYYVSQTLNGCEGPRASISVIVNALPIAPSVSSVTYCQGSPASPLTATKNAGGILNWYGASASGGTASATAPVPPTLTPGTFSYYVSQTINGCEGPRATINVTVNPRPTVSIDAGEAILTPSQTSLTLTATSSASTLSWSTGETSPTITINTAGVYAVTATAVNGCSSIATITISQSNLDVIYSVKPGGWDDPAVWSTSQIPTSADAVRLRHAISLPADYQAQAGLLSYDAGGQLQPDMGSCVRLGIYQ; encoded by the coding sequence ATGACCTTACCTGTACGCTTGTTTGTACTATTGACCGGATTGTTAATCTATTGTCAACTAGTAGAGGCTCAAATTACCATCACCTCTGTTACCCCAACCTCGGCCTGCGCGGGTTCTACTGTCACTGTTACGTATAACAGTCTTCAATTAGGAACACTTTATGCTTATCTCTACAATGCAAATTCAACAGATATTGGGGTGCCGAAACAACTGCAAACTATATCCGGAGGAAATAATCTAACTATAAGTATCCCGATTGCCAGCACCCAGGCATCGGGAAATTATACAATCAGACTTACCCTCTACACACCATCATCCACGAGTTATATCAGTACCAGTTTGGTCACGGTGAATTCAGTTCCAATAGCCCCTACGGTTAACAGTGCTGTCTCTTATTGCCAATGGGCAACTTCTTCACCTCTGTCAGCTACAGCTAGTGCTGGTGGGACCTTAAACTGGTATGGTACTAATGCCACTGGAGGAGCAACTAGTTCGTCACTAATGATTCCATCAACTTCAATTGTAGGCCTAACCAATTACTATGTCAGCCAAACTGTTAATGGTTGTGAAGGCCCTAGAGCATCTATTAGTGTGACGGTTAAACCCATTCCTGTAGCTCCTCTTACTATTGGGGGTATATCTTTATGCCAAGGCAGCATAGCTCCAGCTTTATCTGTTATTGCAAGCAGTGGAGGAACGCTCAATTGGTATAATACGCCAATAGGAGGAACCGCTTCGTCAGTAGCCCCTATTCCACCAACGTCACAAGCGGGCTCTATTAACTACTACGTCAGTCAAACACTTAATGGTTGTGAGGGGCCAAGAGCATCAATTTCGGTCATAGTTAACGCACTCCCTATTGCTCCATCAGTTAGTTCCGTCACTTATTGCCAGGGAAGCCCGGCTTCTCCTTTAACAGCTACAAAGAACGCAGGAGGAATTTTGAATTGGTATGGTGCTTCGGCCAGCGGGGGAACTGCCTCGGCGACAGCCCCTGTTCCACCAACGTTGACTCCCGGTACGTTTAGTTATTACGTCAGTCAAACGATCAATGGGTGTGAAGGTCCCAGAGCAACGATCAACGTCACTGTCAACCCTAGACCAACGGTAAGTATTGACGCAGGTGAGGCAATACTTACGCCTTCTCAGACTAGCCTTACCTTAACAGCTACATCATCTGCTTCTACTCTCTCCTGGTCGACAGGCGAGACAAGTCCAACTATTACAATCAATACAGCCGGAGTCTATGCAGTGACAGCTACAGCCGTTAACGGCTGTTCATCGATAGCTACTATTACTATTAGCCAGAGTAATCTGGACGTAATTTATTCTGTAAAGCCAGGCGGTTGGGACGATCCCGCAGTATGGTCGACTAGTCAAATCCCAACCAGTGCCGATGCGGTTCGGTTACGACACGCTATAAGCCTGCCTGCAGATTACCAGGCTCAAGCCGGATTATTGAGTTATGATGCGGGTGGGCAATTACAACCAGATATGGGCAGTTGTGTACGGTTGGGGATTTACCAGTAA
- a CDS encoding VRR-NUC domain-containing protein has translation MVGRQKIILTPRYYLDNFRYVLDFVKRLYGGLLNEAEWDFVRRFEELSLDAQCLYVRFSNRKGLFFRTQKLQYTEISDLPTAVGELLSAGFIERLSASHTTMGEDALSVFTKPELLDLLPLEPEETKALAKEKKEGVVRYALNELDFGEIVTSLTTRETVVKMNFEAEGMMVKYLFFGNRGSSMTEFVIRDLGMVNFERYDESKLTARFRTRKEVEDKLLISLTNEEFYELKEAETPADDIYNWFLNWNETRPELTEIAIPGYQKLVCRVGAYLERQKLPEQALSVYELSDRVPARERRVRLLFRNGAIDEALALCDEIAVNPLNAEERYFANDFREKILGLSEKKRTRKATTRFLSDAESVNIPAAYRHHVEAGVMNYYLEQDFDAAFTENYPWRGLFGLVFWDIIYDANVSAIHHPLQRAPSDFYLPDFYLKREDLLKKRLSELETKDDWRRHTGRMFNAKYGITNVLVDWSDELITLVQRMIELLSVEQLRLILLEMARNVREHTRGFPDLLIWNEQGNYDFVEVKSPTDHLGPQQLHWLEFFQTIGVRGKVVRVIWELA, from the coding sequence ATGGTTGGACGACAGAAAATTATTCTTACCCCTCGTTATTACCTCGACAATTTCCGCTATGTGCTGGACTTTGTCAAACGACTCTACGGCGGTCTACTAAACGAGGCCGAATGGGATTTTGTGCGCCGATTCGAGGAGTTGAGCCTCGATGCACAGTGCCTGTACGTTCGTTTTAGCAATCGCAAAGGACTCTTTTTCCGCACTCAAAAACTACAGTATACCGAAATAAGTGACTTACCGACAGCTGTTGGCGAACTTCTCAGCGCCGGATTCATTGAGCGCTTATCTGCTAGCCATACTACTATGGGCGAAGATGCACTCAGTGTTTTTACGAAACCCGAACTCCTCGACCTGCTACCTCTAGAACCCGAAGAGACCAAAGCTCTTGCCAAAGAGAAGAAAGAAGGTGTTGTACGGTATGCATTAAACGAACTTGATTTTGGCGAGATTGTTACGAGCCTGACCACGCGCGAGACGGTCGTCAAGATGAATTTCGAGGCTGAAGGCATGATGGTCAAATACCTGTTTTTCGGCAATCGGGGCAGTAGTATGACCGAATTCGTCATTCGCGATCTGGGCATGGTGAACTTCGAACGATACGACGAAAGCAAGCTAACGGCCCGATTCCGTACTCGGAAAGAGGTGGAAGATAAACTCCTGATATCGCTCACGAACGAGGAATTTTACGAACTTAAAGAAGCTGAAACACCCGCCGACGATATTTATAATTGGTTTCTGAACTGGAACGAAACCCGCCCCGAACTCACCGAAATTGCGATTCCGGGTTATCAGAAGCTCGTTTGTCGAGTTGGAGCTTATCTGGAGCGGCAGAAATTGCCAGAACAAGCCTTATCCGTTTACGAGCTCTCCGACCGGGTTCCGGCTCGTGAACGCCGGGTTCGGTTGTTATTCCGAAACGGAGCAATCGACGAAGCACTTGCCCTCTGTGATGAAATTGCGGTAAACCCACTGAATGCCGAAGAGCGTTACTTTGCCAACGATTTTCGCGAGAAAATCCTGGGTTTGAGCGAGAAAAAACGGACTCGTAAAGCCACCACGCGCTTTTTGTCGGATGCCGAAAGTGTCAATATTCCGGCCGCTTACCGTCATCATGTCGAAGCGGGTGTCATGAATTATTATCTGGAGCAGGATTTCGACGCGGCTTTTACTGAAAACTATCCCTGGCGTGGTCTGTTTGGGCTGGTTTTCTGGGACATCATTTACGACGCCAACGTATCGGCCATTCATCACCCATTACAACGGGCACCATCTGATTTTTACTTACCTGATTTTTATCTAAAACGCGAAGACCTCTTAAAAAAACGCCTTTCTGAACTCGAAACGAAAGACGACTGGCGACGCCATACGGGTCGGATGTTCAACGCTAAATACGGCATCACCAACGTATTGGTCGACTGGTCGGATGAATTGATCACGCTCGTGCAGCGTATGATTGAGCTATTAAGCGTGGAACAGCTTCGCCTGATTTTACTCGAGATGGCACGCAATGTCCGCGAGCATACACGCGGTTTTCCTGATCTCCTCATCTGGAATGAGCAGGGTAACTATGACTTTGTGGAGGTCAAATCGCCCACCGATCACCTTGGTCCACAACAATTACACTGGCTGGAATTTTTCCAGACAATTGGCGTGCGCGGAAAGGTGGTGCGGGTAATTTGGGAGCTTGCGTAA
- a CDS encoding DUF2157 domain-containing protein: MSPTDVLNELNKQGILSAKQQTQLADIELKKPFSLHWELRAMLYVGILLLSSGLGLLVYDNFDQIGHGALLATIALACAGCFYFAWRHRPDWSPNETKSRSTFGDYALVLACLLFLTLEGYAQYAYNVFGERYGLVTLLPALLFLALAYWFDHRGVLGMGLTALISWVGVTVRPLELYFKTNFFDQDTVFSALILALVLIGAALLLDRQRIKPHFTYTYLTMAGNLLMVALLGGLFNFEGVRLWFAIGLAVACFAFDWYSRQDSSFLFLLMAAVYGYIGATYLFFHYMDFASDEPYFWYFIVTGIALVYYLMSQFTKRIRTNESV; this comes from the coding sequence ATGTCCCCAACCGATGTGCTAAACGAGCTCAATAAGCAAGGTATTTTGTCCGCTAAACAGCAGACTCAACTAGCCGATATTGAGCTAAAAAAGCCGTTTTCTTTGCATTGGGAACTTCGGGCCATGCTGTACGTCGGCATCCTGTTATTGAGTTCGGGGTTGGGTCTTTTAGTGTATGATAACTTCGATCAGATTGGGCACGGCGCTTTGCTGGCAACTATTGCGCTGGCCTGTGCTGGCTGCTTCTATTTTGCCTGGCGCCATCGACCTGACTGGTCGCCGAACGAAACAAAAAGTCGGTCAACTTTCGGCGATTACGCGTTAGTGTTAGCCTGCCTACTATTTCTGACACTCGAAGGCTACGCCCAATACGCGTACAATGTGTTTGGGGAGCGATATGGGCTGGTTACACTATTGCCTGCCCTATTGTTCTTAGCGCTGGCTTATTGGTTCGATCATCGAGGTGTTTTGGGCATGGGTTTAACGGCCCTAATTTCATGGGTGGGCGTCACCGTGCGCCCCTTGGAACTCTATTTCAAAACAAACTTTTTCGATCAGGATACCGTCTTTTCGGCTCTTATACTGGCACTCGTTCTGATCGGAGCTGCTTTGCTGCTCGATCGGCAGCGAATCAAACCGCACTTCACTTACACCTACCTCACAATGGCCGGAAACTTACTGATGGTCGCTTTGCTTGGTGGCTTATTTAATTTTGAGGGGGTACGCTTATGGTTTGCGATAGGACTAGCCGTCGCCTGTTTCGCCTTTGATTGGTATTCGAGACAGGATAGCTCTTTTTTATTTCTGCTGATGGCCGCCGTCTACGGCTACATTGGTGCTACCTATCTGTTTTTTCATTACATGGATTTCGCCAGCGACGAGCCTTATTTCTGGTATTTCATCGTAACAGGTATTGCTTTAGTGTACTACTTGATGAGCCAGTTCACCAAACGAATTCGCACCAATGAAAGCGTATAA